The Sphingomonas panacis DNA segment GCCGCTATCGCGAAATGGTTGGCGGCGCGGCTGCCCGATCTCTGGCCTGGCTGACGCCTCATCGGCTGGCTGCCATCCTGGCAGTGCGGGACAGGTGGAAGCAAGGTGCAGTGGTTCGGCTAATGGGACGATGACTGCGATGACCGATGATGCGAGAAATAACAAGTCGGGCGCACCGCGTCCCCTTCGCTCGGCCGAATGGTTTGGCGGCAAGGGCAAGAACGCGATCATGTCCCGCTCATGGATGAAGAATCAAGGCTTGCCGGCCGACAGCTTCGACGGCCGCCCGATCATTGGCATCTGCAACACTTGGTCCGAACTCACACCCTGCAATGCCCATCTCCGGGACTTGGCCGAGCGGGTCAAGCGCGGCGTCTATGAGAGCGGCGGCGTGCCATTCGAGTTTCCGGTCTTCTCGGTAGGCGAAAGCACGTTGCGCCCCACGGCGATGTTGTTCCGCAACCTTGCCGCCATGGATGTCGAGGAGGCGATCCGCGGTAATCCTATAGACGGCGTCGTGCTGCTGGGTGGTTGCGACAAGACGACCCCGGCCTTGCTGATGGGGGCGGCATCCGTCGACCTTCCCGCGATACTGGTTTCGGGCGGGCCGATGCTGAACGGCAAGTGGCGAGGCCAGGACGTCGGATCGGGAACCGCGATCTGGAAGTTCGCCGAGATGGTGAAGTCCGGCGAGATGACGATCGATGAGTTCGTCGATGCGGAGCAGGGTATGGCGCGCTCGGCCGGGAGCTGCATGACGATGGGCACGGCTTCCACCATGGCTTCGATGGCAGAAGCGCTCGGTATGACCCTGTCGGGCAATGCGGCGATTCCCGCCGTCGACGCCCGCCGGCGGGTGATCGCGCAGCTTTCCGGTCGGCGCATCGTCGGCATGGTGCAAGAGGATTTGAAGCCATCGGACGTGCTGACGAGGCACGCATTCGAAAATGCAATCCGGGCCAATGGCGCGGTGGGCGGCTCGACCAATGCGGTCATTCATTTGCTCGCCCTTGCTGGCCGGGTCGGCGTCGGCCTGTCGCTGGACGATTGGGACCGTCTGGGACGGGACGTGCCGACGATTGTGAACCTGCAGCCATCCGGGCGGTACCTCATGGAGCAATTCTACTATGCTGGCGGCTTGCCGGTCGTCCTGAAGGCGCTCGGTGAGATGAGCTTGCTCCATAAGGACACCCTCACCGTAAGCGGGGGCGCGATCTGGGATGAGGTAAAGGATGCGGTCAATTACGATCCCGAAGTGATTGTTTCCCGAAAAGCAGCGCTTACCCAATCAGGGGGCATAGCGGTTTTGCGTGGGAACCTTGCGCCTCGCGGAATAGTGCTGAAGCCCTCCGCGGCTTCTCCGCATCTCATGCAGCACCGCGGGCGGGCGATCGTTTTCGAAAGCATCGAAGATTATCATCTCCGGATCAACCAAGAGGATCTAGATATCGACGAGACTTGCGTGATGGTCCTGAAATATTGCGGTCCGAAAGGGTATCCGGGGATGGCAGAGGTTGGCAACCTTGGCCTCCCTGCAAAGCTTCTAAAGCAGGGCGTCACGGACATGGTGCGTATCTCGGACGCTCGCATGTCGGGCACGGCTTACGGCACCGTGCTTCTACATGCGACGCCCGAGGCGGCCGACGGCGGCACGCTGGCGCTGGTCCGCGACGGGGACATGATTTCGATCGACGTGCCTGGCCGGTCGGTTCATCTCGAGGTGTCCGACGATGAACTCGCAACGCGTCGCGCGGCCTGGATTTCACCTGTCGAGAAATTCGATGGCGGTTATGCCGCGCTCTATGTGAAATCGGTCATGCAGGCCGATACGG contains these protein-coding regions:
- a CDS encoding IlvD/Edd family dehydratase, with the protein product MTDDARNNKSGAPRPLRSAEWFGGKGKNAIMSRSWMKNQGLPADSFDGRPIIGICNTWSELTPCNAHLRDLAERVKRGVYESGGVPFEFPVFSVGESTLRPTAMLFRNLAAMDVEEAIRGNPIDGVVLLGGCDKTTPALLMGAASVDLPAILVSGGPMLNGKWRGQDVGSGTAIWKFAEMVKSGEMTIDEFVDAEQGMARSAGSCMTMGTASTMASMAEALGMTLSGNAAIPAVDARRRVIAQLSGRRIVGMVQEDLKPSDVLTRHAFENAIRANGAVGGSTNAVIHLLALAGRVGVGLSLDDWDRLGRDVPTIVNLQPSGRYLMEQFYYAGGLPVVLKALGEMSLLHKDTLTVSGGAIWDEVKDAVNYDPEVIVSRKAALTQSGGIAVLRGNLAPRGIVLKPSAASPHLMQHRGRAIVFESIEDYHLRINQEDLDIDETCVMVLKYCGPKGYPGMAEVGNLGLPAKLLKQGVTDMVRISDARMSGTAYGTVLLHATPEAADGGTLALVRDGDMISIDVPGRSVHLEVSDDELATRRAAWISPVEKFDGGYAALYVKSVMQADTGADFDFLVGRRGSRIPMDRNGH